Genomic window (Candidatus Poribacteria bacterium):
AACATGTTCCGCGAATTCCGTCTCGGTCTCAATGCCATCAATACCACCACCCCAGATAGCAAAGGTCCGATAATTGAGCCTACCTTCCGCATCAGGGGTTAAGATAACTGGCAAAAGAGAGCTGTCCGATGCCTCGTGCTCAGCATTGTCCCGCAGGTCTCCTATAGCGGCTTGCTCCTTTGTACCGTGTACTTCGCGATGCGTGAAGGCAATGAGGGCAAAGCCGAGTGTGTCTATGTCGCTTGGATCTGTCCCCCAACTCCATATCCATCCCTGTTCTCTGTCCTCTTCATAAACACCGTTGAGGTGTGGGATACCTGTAGCAATAGCATAATCCGTTGCGAGATTACCATCAATATGGACATGATGTTCGATCCACGAATTATCTCCATAGATGAAAGTGGTTAATGTCAACTGGTGGGTCTTATCTTGAACTTTCCACGCTGGGACAATGCGCTGGACAATAGAGCGAATGGAACCATCAGCGAGAATACGGACGTAATCCCCTTCCGTGGGTAGTGGGATCATCTCCTCTTTTTCTTTATGCCACAGTGCAATTCCGCCACAACCTATTAGACCCTCAGAACGATTTAGCGCAACCATTCCGGGTGTCTCAGGTTCGAGCAGCGCGTTCAACGATAAGCCAATCGATTGCACTATATCCAACTGCCCTTCTGTTGTAGCTTCCTGCTCAAGATCGGTTTCAATATTAAACGATTTTCGGATAAAGTAGATTTCTTGATTCTCAAGATCACGGACAATCCACTGTTGCTCTGGTTTCTCTATTTCTATTTGGACCTGTTGGGAGAGGGTAATGCCGTTGTTCTCAAAATGGTGTCTGAGTTCTGGTGAGAGTGGCCTTCCGTAATCTAATTCGGGTTGAAACATCGCATCCACGCTGAACAATTCTGCTCGTTTCTTACCATAAGTGATGAAGGCACCGTTCGGCTTTAATAAATACGCAATCAGATTCGATTCCATTGCTGCCACGA
Coding sequences:
- a CDS encoding DUF4861 family protein, translated to MKDRKDRTARVPNLPIFQSSNLLFRPPIGTDHRQSLFYLSLMLGTLLIFSACTMPGGDQKISKIRLSIQNTLPLPRKKIPIVLTGAQLRKVNPDFTFKAYSVVTGKAPREVMVPAQADDLDYDGELDQLCFLLDLEPEQTKEISILYDPNVKATLTLDINKQTRAAIFPELNVVAAMESNLIAYLLKPNGAFITYGKKRAELFSVDAMFQPELDYGRPLSPELRHHFENNGITLSQQVQIEIEKPEQQWIVRDLENQEIYFIRKSFNIETDLEQEATTEGQLDIVQSIGLSLNALLEPETPGMVALNRSEGLIGCGGIALWHKEKEEMIPLPTEGDYVRILADGSIRSIVQRIVPAWKVQDKTHQLTLTTFIYGDNSWIEHHVHIDGNLATDYAIATGIPHLNGVYEEDREQGWIWSWGTDPSDIDTLGFALIAFTHREVHGTKEQAAIGDLRDNAEHEASDSSLLPVILTPDAEGRLNYRTFAIWGGGIDGIETETEFAEHVQITTTALRTPPHIKFLPKEEEK